One genomic region from Chionomys nivalis chromosome 17, mChiNiv1.1, whole genome shotgun sequence encodes:
- the Phf5a gene encoding PHD finger-like domain-containing protein 5A, whose product MAKHHPDLIFCRKQAGVAIGRLCEKCDGKCVICDSYVRPCTLVRICDECNYGSYQGRCVICGGPGVSDAYYCKECTIQEKDRDGCPKIVNLGSSKTDLFYERKKYGFKKR is encoded by the exons ATGGCTAAACATCATCCAGACTTGATTTTCTGCCGTAAGCAGGCTGGTGTCG CTATCGGAAGATTGTGTGAAAAAT GCGATGGCAAGTGTGTGATTTGTGATTCCTACGTGCGACCCTGCACCCTGGTTCGCATATGTGATGAGTGTAACTATGGGTCTTACCAGGGCCGGTGTGTGATCTGTGGAGGTCCCGGAGTCTCCGATGCCTACTACTGTAAAGAGTGCACCATCCAGGAGAAGGAT AGAGACGGTTGCCCCAAGATTGTCAATTTGGGGAGCTCTAAGACAGACCTGTTCTATGAACGCAAAAAATACGGCTTCAAGAAGAGGTGA